A genomic segment from Comamonas terrigena NBRC 13299 encodes:
- the lspA gene encoding signal peptidase II — protein MTAPLALRTARIWPWLAWALAIIALDQITKQWILDVYQLGDWTPITGFFNIVRAHNTGAAFSFLADGSGWQRWLFVGIGVVATLLIVWQLRKHPGDKLFCFALSSILGGAIGNVVDRLQHGYVVDFLDFYWGSSHFPAFNVADVGISVGAACLILDEILRSRRAKRGV, from the coding sequence ATGACCGCACCCCTTGCTTTGCGCACCGCCCGCATCTGGCCCTGGCTGGCCTGGGCACTGGCCATCATTGCGCTGGACCAGATCACCAAGCAGTGGATTCTGGATGTCTACCAGCTGGGCGACTGGACGCCCATCACCGGCTTCTTCAACATCGTGCGCGCTCACAACACCGGCGCGGCGTTTTCCTTCCTGGCCGACGGCAGCGGCTGGCAGCGCTGGCTGTTCGTCGGCATCGGCGTGGTGGCCACGCTGCTGATCGTCTGGCAACTGCGCAAACACCCCGGCGACAAGCTGTTCTGCTTTGCGCTGTCCAGCATCCTGGGCGGCGCCATCGGCAATGTGGTGGACCGCCTGCAGCACGGCTATGTCGTGGACTTTCTGGACTTCTACTGGGGCAGCAGCCACTTTCCCGCCTTCAACGTGGCCGACGTCGGCATCAGCGTGGGGGCCGCCTGCCTGATCCTAGACGAAATCCTGCGCAGCCGCCGGGCCAAACGCGGCGTGTAA
- a CDS encoding bifunctional riboflavin kinase/FAD synthetase, with the protein MKIFRGLQHPDRAPACAVTIGNFDGVHRGHQAMLGLLRAEAAQRDLPTCVLTFEPHPRDYFAQKLNKPDLAPARVGTLRDKLSQLAICGVDQTVVLPFNDALAGQSPQAFIQNVLVQGLGAQYILVGDDFRFGSQRAGDYAMLDAAGQAQGFDVARMNSYEVHGERVSSTTVRAALAAGDMPQAAKLLGHPYTISGHVVHGRKLGRQLAESKAGAADGFRTLNLRFDHWKPAASGIFAVLVHGLDAQPLRGVANLGVRPSLDPNDVNGGRVLLETHCLDWPTHLGGEGAYGKIIRVELLHKLHDELKYDSLDALTAGIAKDCDDACAFFASIPASSYTETRRQTTRDRI; encoded by the coding sequence ATGAAGATTTTCAGAGGCCTTCAGCACCCCGATCGTGCCCCCGCATGCGCGGTCACCATTGGTAACTTTGATGGGGTGCACCGTGGCCACCAGGCCATGCTGGGATTGCTGCGTGCCGAAGCCGCGCAACGCGACCTGCCCACCTGTGTGCTGACCTTCGAGCCCCACCCGCGGGACTACTTTGCGCAGAAGCTGAACAAGCCCGATCTGGCCCCCGCCCGCGTGGGCACGCTGCGCGACAAGCTCAGCCAGCTGGCCATCTGCGGCGTGGACCAGACGGTGGTGCTGCCTTTCAACGATGCGCTGGCCGGCCAATCCCCGCAAGCCTTCATCCAGAACGTGCTGGTACAGGGCCTGGGCGCCCAGTACATCCTGGTGGGCGATGATTTCCGCTTTGGCAGCCAACGGGCCGGCGACTACGCCATGCTGGACGCCGCCGGCCAGGCCCAGGGCTTCGACGTGGCCCGCATGAACAGCTACGAGGTGCATGGCGAGCGTGTCTCCAGCACCACGGTGCGGGCGGCGCTGGCGGCCGGCGACATGCCGCAGGCGGCCAAGCTGCTGGGCCACCCCTACACCATCTCCGGCCATGTGGTCCATGGCCGCAAGCTGGGCAGGCAGCTGGCGGAGTCCAAGGCCGGGGCGGCCGATGGCTTTCGCACCCTGAATCTGCGCTTTGACCACTGGAAACCGGCGGCCAGCGGCATCTTTGCGGTGCTGGTGCACGGCCTGGATGCACAGCCGCTGCGCGGCGTGGCGAACCTGGGGGTGCGTCCCTCGCTGGACCCGAACGACGTCAACGGCGGCCGTGTGCTGCTGGAGACACATTGCCTGGATTGGCCTACCCATCTGGGTGGCGAAGGCGCCTACGGTAAAATCATCCGCGTGGAACTTCTGCACAAACTGCACGACGAGCTGAAGTACGACAGTCTCGATGCCCTGACAGCAGGTATCGCCAAGGACTGCGATGACGCATGCGCGTTTTTTGCGTCCATTCCCGCGTCTTCCTACACCGAAACCCGTCGCCAGACCACGCGCGACCGAATTTGA
- a CDS encoding NUDIX hydrolase, translating into MPAGAGTQWVQPLRQASQQPPQAPRWPLWCNGQRIGSVAEAVFDAAQATVWARQQGFVLEAATVQGAQAWQLQADDPTAALNAMAQLLRTQGRCGPWRNEQLDVHGQDGALVATVERGAVRVLGVATQAVHLLGSAPDGRMWVQQRALNKPTHPGKWDTLMGGMVSAGDSLQTALARETQEEAGLDLAPLQQLRRGGQVDFACPSEEGGDGTGYMLESIQWFHAVVPQGVQPQNMDGEVAQFQCITPQQLQAWLLQDCFTPEASLILADHLGW; encoded by the coding sequence ATGCCGGCCGGAGCCGGAACGCAATGGGTGCAGCCGCTGCGCCAGGCCAGTCAGCAGCCGCCGCAGGCTCCGCGATGGCCGCTGTGGTGCAATGGCCAGCGCATCGGCAGTGTGGCCGAAGCGGTGTTCGATGCGGCCCAGGCCACGGTCTGGGCCCGGCAGCAGGGCTTTGTGCTGGAGGCCGCCACGGTGCAGGGCGCACAGGCCTGGCAGTTGCAGGCCGACGATCCCACGGCGGCACTCAATGCGATGGCGCAACTGCTGCGCACACAGGGGCGCTGTGGCCCCTGGCGCAATGAGCAACTGGATGTGCATGGCCAGGACGGTGCGCTGGTGGCCACGGTGGAACGCGGCGCCGTGCGCGTGCTGGGCGTGGCCACGCAGGCGGTGCACCTGCTGGGCTCTGCCCCGGACGGGCGCATGTGGGTGCAGCAGCGCGCACTGAACAAACCCACGCACCCGGGCAAGTGGGACACGCTGATGGGGGGGATGGTCTCTGCCGGTGACAGCCTGCAGACCGCGCTGGCACGCGAAACGCAGGAGGAAGCCGGCCTGGACCTGGCTCCGCTGCAGCAGCTGCGCCGGGGCGGCCAGGTGGACTTTGCCTGTCCCAGTGAAGAAGGTGGCGATGGCACAGGCTATATGCTGGAAAGTATCCAATGGTTCCATGCCGTGGTGCCGCAGGGCGTGCAACCGCAGAACATGGACGGGGAAGTGGCGCAGTTCCAGTGCATCACGCCGCAGCAACTGCAGGCCTGGCTGCTGCAGGACTGCTTCACGCCTGAAGCCAGTCTGATTCTGGCCGACCACCTGGGCTGGTAG
- a CDS encoding HNH endonuclease, whose protein sequence is MKVLKLSAHGLPQSWISLEEAVLHYAADEVRWESGAQIAVFRGGHNAHTGEQSVIHINSIIGTKGIPRINPHALKPGLTNSKLFSRDRHLCAYCGRVHDERDLTREHIVPFAQKGQDHWMNVVTACRACNHRKGPRTPEQARMPLLYAPYTPSLWEDFILRNRRILADQMEFLLAHVPKSSRWAL, encoded by the coding sequence GTGAAGGTTCTGAAGCTGTCCGCCCACGGACTTCCCCAGTCATGGATCAGCCTGGAGGAGGCCGTGCTGCACTACGCCGCCGATGAGGTCCGCTGGGAATCGGGCGCGCAGATCGCGGTGTTCCGTGGGGGCCATAACGCGCACACCGGCGAGCAGTCGGTGATCCACATCAACAGCATCATCGGCACCAAAGGCATTCCGCGCATCAACCCGCATGCGCTCAAGCCCGGCCTCACCAACAGCAAACTGTTTTCCCGCGACCGCCACCTGTGTGCCTACTGCGGCCGGGTCCACGACGAGCGCGACCTGACGCGCGAACACATCGTGCCGTTTGCCCAGAAAGGCCAGGACCACTGGATGAATGTGGTCACGGCCTGCCGTGCCTGCAACCACCGCAAAGGGCCGCGCACGCCGGAGCAGGCGCGCATGCCGCTGCTGTATGCGCCCTACACCCCCAGCCTGTGGGAGGACTTCATCCTGCGCAATCGCCGCATCCTGGCCGATCAGATGGAGTTTCTGCTGGCCCATGTGCCCAAAAGCTCGCGCTGGGCGTTGTAG
- a CDS encoding Na/Pi cotransporter family protein, which translates to MKHLLNLLAAVALLVWGTHMVRTGVLRVFGANLRNLLAHSMRNRFTAALSGLGVTALVQSSTATSLMTSAFVGQGLIPLPAALAVMRGADVGTAAMAVLFSFDLSWLSPLFIFVGVVLFITRQDTTPGRIGRVLIGLGVMLLALRLVVEATEPLLESATVRTLLASVSSDIFLELMLGAVLAVLAYSSLAIVLLIAAMASSGAIPLDVALGLTLGANLGSGMVAVLTTAKAAIEVRQVTVGNMLFKIMGVAIVAPFMGLWVTYAQPHIPGAGQNVVLFHLAFNIFNSLCFIGLTQTVARWVSNLLPKPADHSAGSLLRPRHLDPSALSTPSLAISCAAREALHQADVVESMLIGLQKVVESDDAKLSHEVRKLEDTVDDLYSAIKYYMTKISRAELDEREGQRWTEIISFTINMEQIGDIIERVLQEIEDKKIKKGRHFSEAGKQEISQLHEHLLSNLRLAMSVFLNGNPREAQKLLEEKARFRDLELAYSATHLNRLADNTVPSIETSSLHIDLISDLKRINSLLCSVAYPILESTGALAPSRLREPVAK; encoded by the coding sequence ATGAAGCACTTACTCAATCTTTTGGCTGCTGTGGCCCTGCTGGTCTGGGGCACCCATATGGTGCGCACCGGTGTGCTGCGCGTGTTCGGCGCCAACCTGCGCAATCTGTTGGCCCACAGCATGCGCAACCGCTTCACGGCGGCCCTGTCGGGCCTGGGCGTGACGGCCCTGGTGCAGTCCAGCACGGCCACGTCGCTGATGACTTCGGCCTTTGTCGGCCAGGGCCTGATTCCGCTGCCTGCCGCCCTGGCGGTCATGCGTGGCGCCGATGTGGGCACGGCCGCCATGGCGGTGCTGTTCTCCTTCGATCTGTCCTGGCTGTCACCGCTGTTCATCTTTGTCGGGGTGGTGCTGTTCATCACCCGGCAGGACACCACGCCGGGACGCATTGGCCGGGTGCTGATCGGGCTGGGCGTGATGCTGCTGGCACTGCGCCTGGTGGTGGAAGCCACCGAACCGCTGCTGGAATCCGCCACCGTGCGCACCTTGCTGGCCTCGGTCAGCAGCGACATTTTTCTGGAACTGATGCTGGGCGCCGTGCTGGCGGTGCTGGCCTATTCCAGCCTGGCCATCGTGCTGCTGATTGCGGCCATGGCCAGCTCCGGTGCCATTCCGCTGGACGTGGCCCTGGGCCTGACATTGGGCGCCAATCTGGGCAGCGGCATGGTAGCGGTGCTGACCACCGCCAAGGCCGCCATCGAGGTGCGCCAGGTCACCGTGGGCAATATGCTGTTCAAGATCATGGGCGTGGCCATCGTGGCGCCGTTCATGGGCCTGTGGGTCACTTATGCCCAACCCCACATTCCCGGCGCGGGCCAGAATGTGGTGCTGTTTCACCTGGCGTTCAACATCTTCAACAGCCTGTGCTTCATCGGCCTGACCCAGACCGTGGCACGCTGGGTGTCCAACCTGCTGCCCAAGCCGGCCGACCACAGCGCCGGCAGCCTGCTGCGCCCGCGCCACCTGGATCCTTCGGCCCTGTCCACCCCCTCGCTGGCCATCAGTTGCGCCGCACGGGAGGCCTTGCACCAGGCCGATGTGGTGGAGTCCATGCTGATCGGCCTGCAGAAGGTGGTGGAGAGCGATGACGCCAAGCTCTCGCACGAGGTGCGCAAGCTGGAAGACACGGTGGATGACCTGTATTCCGCCATCAAGTACTACATGACCAAGATTTCGCGCGCCGAACTGGACGAACGCGAAGGCCAGCGCTGGACGGAAATCATCAGCTTCACCATCAACATGGAGCAGATCGGCGACATCATCGAGCGCGTGCTGCAGGAAATCGAGGACAAGAAGATCAAGAAGGGTCGCCACTTCTCGGAAGCCGGCAAGCAGGAGATCAGCCAGCTGCACGAGCACCTGCTGAGCAATCTGCGCCTGGCCATGAGCGTGTTCCTGAACGGCAACCCGCGCGAGGCACAGAAGCTGCTGGAAGAGAAAGCACGCTTCCGCGACCTGGAGCTGGCCTACTCGGCCACCCACCTGAACCGCCTGGCCGACAACACCGTGCCCAGCATCGAGACCAGCTCGCTGCACATCGACCTGATCAGCGACCTGAAGCGCATCAACTCGCTGCTGTGCTCCGTGGCCTACCCGATCCTGGAGTCCACCGGTGCACTGGCGCCCAGCCGGCTGCGCGAGCCGGTGGCGAAGTAA
- the ileS gene encoding isoleucine--tRNA ligase has translation MSDSKSNKPEASAYRATLNMPDTPFPMRGDLPKREPGWAKEWEDQGTYQKLRAARRGAPMFILHDGPPYANGKIHIGHAVNKILKDMIVKSRQLEGYDARYVPGWDCHGLPIENAIEKLHGRNLPRDEMQAKSRAFATEQIAQQMVDFKRLGVLGDWDHPYKTMNYANEALELRALKKVMERGFVYRGLKPVYWCFDCASSLAEFEIEYQDKQSQTLDVMFPAADTAKLAAAFGLPALDKDAFIVIWTTTAWTIPANQALNVNPDLEYSLVDTERGLLIVASALVEKCLARWNITGQVVATAQGKALDHMPFKHPLAHVDKGFDRISPVYLAEYATADDGTGIVHSAPAYGVDDFNSCMHNGMDYKDILNPVQGNGVYAADLPLFGGQYIWKAVPVILDALKVAGRLMDTTHLTHSYPHCWRHKTPVIYRAAAQWFIRMDEGEGVFTDPAQKPEKTLRQIALEAIDSTSFYPENGQDRLRAMIAGRPDWCISRQRSWGVPIPFFLHVDTGALHPRTMEILDQAADMVEQGGIEAWSRVSAEDILGAEEAKHYTKSTDILEVWFDSGSTFWHVMRGTHADMHHDQGPEADLYLEGHDQHRGWFHSSLLLASAIFGRAPYKGLLTHGFTVDGQGKKMSKSLGNTVAPQDVSGKMGAEIIRLWVASTDYSGDLGIDDKILARVVDAYRRIRNTLRFLLANTSDFDAATDSVPYQDLLEIDQYALARAAQLQKEIIGHYQVYEFHPVVAKIQLFCSEDLGGFYLDVLKDRLYTTAPKSLARRSAQTALHQITQALLRWMAPFLSFTAEEAWKIVGHSETIYLEKFTELPEGDAALLAKWTRIREIRDVVNKDIEAVRVEGKVGASLQAEVTISAQHEDLALLQSLADDLKFVLITSAAQAVAGDALAVAVTPSEAAKCERCWHYRDDVGVNPAHPTLCGRCDSNLHGSGEVRSKA, from the coding sequence ATGTCTGATTCGAAGTCCAATAAGCCCGAAGCGTCCGCCTACCGCGCAACGCTGAACATGCCCGACACCCCCTTCCCCATGCGCGGCGACCTGCCCAAGCGCGAGCCGGGCTGGGCCAAGGAATGGGAAGACCAGGGCACCTACCAGAAGCTGCGCGCGGCCCGCCGCGGCGCGCCCATGTTCATCCTGCACGACGGCCCGCCCTACGCCAACGGCAAGATCCACATCGGCCACGCCGTCAACAAGATCCTGAAGGACATGATCGTCAAGAGCCGCCAGCTGGAAGGCTATGACGCCCGCTATGTGCCCGGCTGGGACTGCCACGGCCTGCCCATCGAGAACGCCATCGAGAAGCTGCACGGCCGCAACCTGCCCCGTGACGAGATGCAGGCCAAGAGCCGCGCCTTCGCCACCGAGCAGATCGCGCAGCAAATGGTCGACTTCAAGCGTCTGGGCGTGCTGGGCGACTGGGACCACCCCTACAAGACCATGAACTACGCCAACGAGGCGCTGGAACTGCGCGCCTTGAAGAAGGTGATGGAGCGTGGTTTTGTCTACCGTGGCCTGAAGCCGGTGTACTGGTGCTTTGACTGCGCCTCCTCGCTGGCCGAGTTCGAGATCGAATACCAGGACAAGCAGTCGCAGACCCTGGACGTGATGTTCCCCGCTGCAGATACTGCAAAGCTGGCCGCAGCCTTCGGCCTGCCCGCACTGGACAAGGACGCCTTCATCGTCATCTGGACGACGACGGCCTGGACCATCCCTGCCAACCAGGCGCTCAACGTCAACCCCGATCTGGAATACAGCCTGGTCGATACCGAACGCGGCCTGCTGATCGTGGCCTCGGCCCTGGTGGAAAAGTGCCTGGCACGCTGGAACATCACCGGCCAGGTGGTGGCCACCGCGCAAGGCAAGGCGCTGGACCACATGCCCTTCAAGCACCCGCTGGCCCATGTGGACAAGGGATTTGACCGCATCTCCCCCGTCTACCTGGCCGAGTACGCCACGGCCGACGACGGTACCGGCATCGTGCACTCGGCGCCGGCCTACGGCGTGGATGACTTCAACTCCTGCATGCACAACGGCATGGATTACAAGGACATCCTCAACCCCGTGCAGGGCAATGGCGTGTACGCGGCGGACCTGCCGCTGTTCGGCGGCCAGTACATCTGGAAGGCCGTGCCTGTCATCCTAGACGCCCTGAAGGTCGCAGGCCGTCTGATGGACACCACCCACCTGACCCACAGCTACCCGCACTGCTGGCGCCACAAGACGCCGGTGATCTACCGTGCGGCCGCACAGTGGTTCATCCGCATGGATGAAGGCGAAGGCGTGTTCACCGACCCCGCGCAGAAGCCCGAGAAGACCCTGCGCCAGATCGCGTTGGAAGCCATCGACAGCACCAGCTTCTACCCGGAAAACGGCCAGGACCGCCTGCGCGCCATGATCGCCGGCCGTCCCGACTGGTGCATCTCGCGCCAGCGTTCCTGGGGCGTGCCCATCCCCTTCTTTCTGCATGTGGACACGGGTGCGCTGCACCCCCGCACCATGGAGATCCTCGACCAGGCGGCCGACATGGTCGAGCAAGGCGGCATCGAGGCCTGGAGCCGCGTGAGCGCAGAAGACATCCTGGGCGCGGAAGAAGCCAAGCACTACACCAAGAGCACCGACATCCTGGAAGTCTGGTTCGACTCCGGCTCCACCTTCTGGCATGTGATGCGCGGCACCCACGCCGACATGCACCATGACCAGGGCCCGGAAGCCGACCTGTACCTGGAAGGCCATGACCAGCACCGCGGCTGGTTCCACTCCTCGCTGCTGCTGGCCTCCGCCATCTTCGGCCGCGCCCCGTACAAGGGGCTGCTGACCCACGGCTTCACCGTGGACGGCCAGGGCAAGAAGATGTCCAAGTCGCTGGGCAACACCGTCGCTCCACAGGACGTGAGCGGCAAGATGGGGGCCGAAATCATCCGCCTGTGGGTGGCTTCGACCGATTACTCGGGTGACCTGGGCATCGACGACAAGATCCTGGCCCGCGTGGTAGATGCCTACCGTCGCATCCGCAACACGCTGCGCTTCCTGCTGGCCAACACCAGTGACTTCGACGCAGCCACCGACAGCGTCCCCTACCAGGACCTGCTGGAGATCGACCAGTACGCCCTGGCCCGCGCGGCGCAGCTGCAAAAGGAAATCATCGGCCACTACCAGGTCTATGAATTCCACCCCGTGGTCGCCAAGATCCAGCTGTTCTGCTCGGAAGACCTGGGCGGCTTCTACCTGGACGTGCTCAAGGACCGCCTCTACACCACGGCGCCCAAGAGCCTGGCCCGCCGCTCGGCCCAGACCGCACTGCACCAGATCACCCAGGCACTGCTGCGCTGGATGGCACCGTTCCTGTCCTTCACGGCCGAAGAAGCCTGGAAGATCGTGGGCCACAGCGAAACCATCTACCTGGAGAAGTTCACCGAACTGCCCGAAGGCGATGCCGCCCTGCTGGCCAAGTGGACCCGCATCCGCGAGATCCGCGACGTGGTCAACAAGGACATCGAAGCCGTGCGCGTGGAAGGCAAGGTCGGCGCATCGCTCCAGGCCGAAGTCACCATCTCGGCCCAGCACGAAGACCTGGCCCTGCTGCAGTCATTGGCCGACGACCTGAAGTTCGTGCTCATCACCTCGGCCGCCCAGGCAGTGGCAGGCGATGCGCTGGCCGTGGCCGTCACCCCGTCGGAAGCCGCCAAGTGCGAGCGCTGCTGGCATTACCGCGATGACGTGGGCGTGAACCCCGCCCACCCCACACTGTGCGGCCGCTGCGACAGCAATCTGCACGGCAGCGGCGAAGTGCGCAGCAAGGCCTAA